The following proteins come from a genomic window of Candidozyma auris chromosome 4, complete sequence:
- the GLK1 gene encoding glucokinase — translation MNQALEKAVSAITSEFTIDKAFLCKATSHFLSSMDAGLAFETPAREYMPMIPTYVTSIPTGKETGLFLAADLGGTNFRVCSIDLKGDHTFELKQAKFPIPLDLMSGTTSDALFSFIAEKIKAFLEEHHSELDKSGAIKLGFTFSFPVEQTALDRGKLIRWTKGFDLPDCVGRDIVEYLQKHLDKLKTPVTVVALANDTVGTLLSRAYSNDSSKSQANTIIGCIFGTGTNGAYYERISNIPKLASASLSQDIIGMVINTEWGSFDNSLDVLPRTKFDDVVDSETSNKGYHLFEKRISGMFLGELLRVTLLDLFERKLVFQDLYKKRGGSLPHRLREPFLLSVEVLSYIEIDDSTELRMSALILENHLRLPTTYEERIAIQKLTQAISNRAACLSAIPLAAIVMRVKDQYVDDDKDFEVGCDGSVVEFYPGFQEKILNAFNLINPLKGSNKKLHLQIAKDGSGVGAALCASTVT, via the coding sequence ATGAATCAAGCGTTGGAAAAGGCTGTTAGCGCAATCACGTCTGAGTTCACAATCGATAAGGCATTTCTTTGCAAGGCCACAAGTCATTTCCTCAGTTCAATGGATGCTGGCCTTGCATTCGAAACTCCCGCTCGTGAATACATGCCCATGATCCCTACATATGTTACTTCAATTCCCACGGGAAAGGAGACCGGTCTTTTCTTAGCTGCCGACTTGGGCGGAACGAATTTTAGAGTGTGCTCAATTGATTTAAAAGGAGACCACACTTTTGAGCTTAAGCAAGCTAAATTTCCAATTCCTCTTGACTTAATGCTGGGAACAACTTCAGACGCCTTGTTTTCATTTATTGCAGAAAAAATTAAGGCTTTTTTGGAGGAGCATCACAGTGAGCTTGACAAGTCAGGTGCCATCAAACTTGGCTTCACGTTTCTGTTTCCAGTGGAACAGACTGCCCTTGATCGTGGGAAACTAATTCGGTGGACCAAAGGCTTTGATTTGCCCGATTGCGTAGGCAGAGATATCGTTGAGTACTTGCAAAAGCATCTCGACAAGTTGAAAACTCCTGTCACTGTGGTAGCATTAGCAAATGACACGGTTGGAACTTTGCTTTCGAGAGCATACTCGAATGACTCCTCGAAGTCTCAGGCAAATACTATAATTGGTTGTATCTTTGGAACCGGTACCAATGGTGCTTACTACGAAAGGATATCTAACATTCCCAAATTGGCATCTGCTTCCTTGCTGCAAGATATTATTGGCATGGTAATTAACACGGAATGGGGTTCATTTGACAACCTGTTGGATGTGTTGCCAAGAACtaaatttgatgatgtagTAGATTCGGAAACATCAAACAAAGGCTATCATctctttgaaaagagaatcaGCGGAATGTTCTTAGGTGAACTTTTAAGAGTGACactccttgatctctttgaaCGCAAACTAGTATTCCAAGATCTTTATAAGAAGAGAGGGGGAAGTTTGCCCCATCGCTTAAGAGAGCCCTTTCTCTTGTCAGTTGAAGTGTTGTCGTATATCGAAATTGACGACTCAACTGAACTTAGGATGTCAGCTCTTATTCTCGAGAATCACTTGCGCCTTCCAACTACCTACGAGGAAAGAATTGCTATCCAGAAACTCACACAGGCAATATCAAACAGGGCCGCGTGTCTTTCCGCTATACCTTTGGCTGCTATAGTTATGAGGGTCAAGGACCAATACGTCGATGATGATAAAGACTTTGAAGTTGGCTGTGATGGATCGGTAGTCGAATTTTACCCGggatttcaagaaaagattTTAAATGCATTTAATCTTATTAACCCGTTGAAGGGATCAAACAAGAAATTGCATTTGCAGATTGCGAAAGACGGTAGTGGTGTTGGAGCTGCTCTTTGTGCATCCACCGTGACTTGA
- the TAL1 gene encoding sedoheptulose-7-phosphate:D-glyceraldehyde-3-phosphate transaldolase TAL1, translated as MSNSLEQLKATGTVIVTDTGEFESIAKYTPQDATTNPSLILAASKKEEYARLIDVAIEYAQNKGSSPKEKASIALDRLLVEFGKEILKIVPGRVSTEVDASLSFDKEATVKKALEIIDLYKSVGISKERVLIKIASTWEGIQAAKELEEKHDVHCNLTLLFSFVQAVACAEAKVTLISPFVGRILDWFKANTGEEYDGENDPGVVSVRKIYNYYKKFGYKTIVMGASFRNTGEIKALAGCDYLTVSPKLLEELMNSNESIPKKLDEKSASALDQEKVSYINNEAEFRFLFNEDAMATEKLSQGIRSFAKDAKTLLAQLETRFK; from the coding sequence ATGTCGAACTCATTGGAACAACTTAAGGCTACTGGTACTGTTATTGTCACCGATACCGGTGAATTTGAGTCAATTGCCAAATATACCCCTCAAGATGCGACCACCAACccttctttgattttggctgcgtccaagaaggaggagtaCGCTAGGTTGATTGATGTCGCCATTGAATACGCTCAGAATAAGggttcttcaccaaagGAGAAGGCTTCCATTGCGTTGGATAGATTGTTGGTCGAATTCGGTAAGGAGATTTTAAAAATTGTTCCCGGAAGAGTCTCGACCGAAGTCGACGCAAGTTTGTCATTCGATAAAGAGGCCACTGTGAAGAAAGCGCTCGAAATTATtgacttgtacaagtctGTCGGGATTTCGAAAGAGAGAgttctcatcaaaattgCGTCGACTTGGGAAGGAATTCAGGCCGCaaaggagttggaggaaAAGCATGACGTGCATTGTAATCTTACTTTGTTATTCTCATTCGTACAAGCAGTCGCTTGTGCTGAAGCTAAAGTAACTTTGATCTCTCCATTTGTTGGCAGAATCTTGGACTGGTTCAAAGCCAATACTGGTGAAGAGTATGACGGCGAGAATGATCCTGGTGTGGTCTCTGTCAGGAAGATTTACAATTATTACAAAAAGTTTGGCTATAAAACAATTGTCATGGGTGCGTCCTTTAGAAATACCGGTGAAATCAAGGCTTTGGCTGGCTGTGACTACCTTACAGTCTCTCCaaaattgcttgaagagttgatgaaTTCCAATGAATCAATCCCAAAGAAGTTAGATGAGAAAAGTGCTCTGGCATTGGATCAAGAGAAGGTGTCATATATCAACAACGAAGCTGAATTCAGATTCTTGTTCAATGAGGACGCCATGGCCACTGAAAAGTTGTCACAGGGCATCAGAAGCTTCGCCAAGGACGCTAAAACTTTACTCGCTCAATTGGAGACCAGATTCAAGTAG
- a CDS encoding riboflavin kinase produces the protein MSSALESLNTGIYFGFCKVSPKYEKKPGYFSSQTNQKVYFNFGQSLRSEDIEGLPMVMSIGWNPFFNNEKKAAEVHIIHHFPDTFYGASIKIAILGYLRPERDYTTKEALIEDIKTDISIAKEALSRTPYSQIHDLDGSQLLPDRNPKHE, from the exons ATGTCGAGTGCTTTGGAATCCTTAAACACTGGCATATACTTTGGTTTTTGCAAGGTTTCACCAAAGTACGAAAAAAAACCCGGATACTTTTCCAGCCAAACCAACCAGAAAGTCTACTTTAACTTTGGTCAGTCTCTCCGGTCTGAAGATATCGAAGGACTTCCTATGGTGATGTCGATTGGGTGGAACccgttcttcaacaacgagaagaaagcagcagaagtTCACATCATTCATCATTTCCCAGACACCTTCTACGGGGCTTCTATCAAGATTGCAATTCTTGGATATTTGCGTCCAGAACGTGACTACACCACTAAGG AAGCCTTAATTGAGGACATAAAGACTGATAtatcaattgcaaaagaagcgCTCTCAAGAACGCCTTATAGTCAGATTCACGATCTAGATGGCAGTCAATTATTACCCGATCGAAACCCCAAGCATGAATGA
- the RPL20B gene encoding 60S ribosomal protein eL20, producing MEDHKSCRTTSNSKMSRLNEYQIIGRRLPTEAVPEPKLFRMRIFAPNAVVAKSRYWYFLQKLYKVKKASGEIVALNVIADSTPTKVKTYGIWIRYESRSGIHNMYKEYRDVTRVGAVETMYQDLAARHRARFRNIHILKVVELKKTEDVKRQYVKQYLAKDLKFPLPHRVQKSKKLYEFKAPTTFY from the exons ATGGAGGACCACAAATCCTGC AGGACAACTTCTAATTCAAA GATGTCGAGATTGAATGAATATCAGATTATTGGCCGTCGTCTCCCAACTGAGGCTGTACCTGAGCCCAAATTATTTAGAATGAGAATCTTTGCTCCAAATGCTGTTGTGGCAAAATCTCGTTATTGGTATTTCTTGCAGAAGTTGTACAAGGTCAAGAAGGCTTCAGGCGAAATTGTTGCACTTAACGTCATTGCTGATTCTACGCCAACTAAGGTGAAGACTTATGGTATCTGGATTAGATACGAATCTAGGTCTGGAATCCATAACATGTACAAGGAATACAGAGATGTCACTAGAGTGGGTGCCGTGGAAACCATGTACCAGGACTTGGCTGCTAGACACAGAGCAAGATTCAGAAACATTCACATCTTGAAGGTCgttgagttgaagaagaccgAAGATGTTAAGAGGCAATATGTCAAGCAatacttggccaaggacTTGAAGTTCCCATTACCCCACAGAGTCCAAaagtcgaagaagttgtACGAGTTCAAAGCACCTACCACCTTCTACTAA
- the CPA1 gene encoding carbamoyl-phosphate synthase (glutamine-hydrolyzing) CPA1 — MTDPSYKGQILCFTQPLIGNYGVPSSTAKDQFNLLKHLESPLVQCIGIVVADVALEYSHWTAVESLQQWCQRSGVAAISGVDTRQLVSYLRNKGSSLAKISIGEEYDADEDEAFEDPGSINLVRQVTTRAPFHIRCPEYYNKGYHIAVLDCGAKENILRSLVERGASLTVFQYDYPIQSISRKFDGLFISNGPGDPTHCSQTVYNLKQTMASNSQLPIFGICLGHQLLALASGARTVKLKYGNRAHNIPALDLFTKKCHITSQNHGYAVDASTLTAEWEPYFLNLNDLSNEGMRHKSRPVFSTQFHPEAKGGPLDTSYLFDKFFENIEQYKLDRGAEQRGIADSLIADILPSQRVL; from the coding sequence ATGACAGATCCTTCCTACAAGGGTCAAATTTTATGCTTCACTCAACCATTGATTGGAAATTATGGTGTCCCCTCATCGACAGCAAAGGATCAATTTAACTTACTCAAGCACTTGGAATCACCTCTTGTTCAGTGCATAGGGATAGTTGTCGCGGATGTTGCCTTAGAGTACTCTCATTGGACCGCTGTTGAGTCACTTCAACAATGGTGCCAAAGATCCGGAGTTGCTGCAATAAGCGGAGTTGACACTCGTCAACTAGTGAGCTACTTGAGAAACAAAGGCTCTTCGTTGGCGAAAATAAGTATTGGGGAAGAATATGATGctgatgaggatgaggcATTTGAAGATCCTGGATCTATAAATTTGGTACGTCAAGTTACTACAAGGGCTCCTTTTCATATAAGATGTCCTGAGTACTATAACAAAGGATATCACATTGCTGTGCTTGACTGTGGAGCAAAGGAAAACATCTTGAGAAGTCTCGTAGAGAGAGGAGCTTCCTTGACAGTGTTCCAATATGATTACCCCATACAATCCATATCTAGAAAGTTTGACGGACTCTTCATATCCAACGGTCCAGGAGATCCGACACACTGTTCTCAAACCGTTTACAATTTAAAGCAGACGATGgcttcaaattctcaatTGCCCATATTTGGTATCTGTTTAGGTCATCAGTTACTAGCCTTGGCTAGTGGTGCAAGAACTGTTAAGTTGAAGTATGGAAATCGCGCGCATAACATACCTGCTTTAGATCTTTTTACGAAGAAATGTCATATAACATCGCAGAATCATGGATATGCCGTGGACGCTTCGACGTTGACTGCAGAATGGGAACCGTACTTCCTCAATCTCAACGATCTATCTAATGAGGGCATGCGTCACAAATCCAGACCTGTTTTTTCAACTCAATTTCACCCTGAGGCTAAGGGTGGTCCATTAGACACCTCTTACTTATTCGACAAGTTCTTTGAGAATATCGAACAATACAAGCTTGATCGCGGTGCGGAACAGAGAGGCATTGCCGACTCTTTGATCGCGGACATTTTACCCTCTCAGAGAGTTCTTTAA
- a CDS encoding ubiquitin-ubiquitin ligase, producing the protein MVNLKSLPSDPPAYEESAPFRLDHRTHESSSRVAYGKWKFACNEPTDDLREQAQSFKDSSPLITSISETKTEYFDLLPSFQLHQSILKRSDTEFDETALGVPPLYVPERLHESRSMPAQCSPVNDLHNIIRLDEGNTHESSYLFTRNEENDGYQYLNTTEALQRDSYSYSACERSRSTRHDTLSESVVDNIDRLPVAKYSPLSIQIFVTKRVPTPHEPNELENKLKEYSCCDIVNGYIIITNTAVHKVDFGLFTVSLEGTVTAPLHFFEGNNSEHPARNKIVSKKFLKMFDLNASYNYGVIPSSAGIHYEPNSRDSYDGCILGLPDDRTLKPGERYKKFITFRFPEMLLDNACPHEVMRHTMPPPSFGVDNIVISNGDITVNKALGYGTSSERGSPVRLRDLSEEVSVSYAIEAKFIDKQHSKQNYPIKTNANNPDPHSDLNYVVSKKAQFFILFNTADISMKPPSLSKIDLNIVAWTYQTEYPLPLALEHDFFYTAPGQPATSQGDTSSIHANLSRLKQSVNDHIAYLRECGRLVSERTYSYLKGLSKLGVKKDTIKHFFQSITTAANTELMDPEWNLLNSSPEITEWITELDIPLKTENKGNYTLIPSFQNCLVGRLYALQILVKFKGADDGNNAMIDVPIIVG; encoded by the exons ATGgtcaatttgaaaagtcTTCCCTCTGACCCGCCTGCGTATGAGGAGTCAGCTCCATTTCGTCTAGATCACAGAACACAtgaaagctcatcaagagTGGCATATGGAAAATGGAAATTTGCTTGTAATGAACCTACTGATGATCTCCGAGAACAAGCCCAAAGTTTCAAGGATTCATCTCCTCTAATCACCTCGATATCAGAGACGAAGACTGAGTATTTTGACTTGCTTCCATCCTTCCAGCTTCATCAATCCATCCTCAAGAGAAGCGATACAGAGTTTGACGAGACTGCTCTAGGAGTTCCTCCTCTATATGTCCCTGAGAGACTTCACGAATCTCGCTCCATGCCAGCTCAATGCCTGCCCGTTAATGATTTGCACAATATTATTCGCCTCGATGAAGGTAATACTCATGAGCTGAGCTATTTGTTCACTCGGAACGAAGAGAACGATGGTTATCAATATTTGAACACCACCGAAGCTCTCCAAAGAGACTCATACTCATATCTGGCTTGTGAAAGATCCCGATCCACTAGACATGATACTCTCAGCGAGTCTGTGGTAGATAATATTGATAGGCTACCAGTAGCAAAATATTCACCTTTATCAATTCAAATTTTTGTCACGAAACGTGTGCCCACCCCACATGAGCCGAATGAACTCGAGAATAAATTGAAGGAGTACTCTTGCTGTGATATAGTCAACGGATATATCATTATCACCAACACTGCAGTACATAAAGTTGACTTTGGTCTTTTTACAGTTAGTCTTGAGGGCACAGTCACGGCACCCCTACACTTCTTCGAAGGGAATAACCTGGAACATCCTGCTCGAAATAAAATCGTGTCGAAAAAGTTTCTCAAAATGTTCGACTTGAATGCCAGCTACAACTATGGCGTAATACCTAGTTCGGCTGGCATACATTACGAGCCTAATAGTCGTGATTCATATGACGGGTGCATCCTTGGCTTGCCAGACGACAGAACTTTGAAACCAGGTGAGCGTTACAAAAAATTTATAACGTTCAGGTTTCCGGAGATGCTTTTAGATAATGCTTGCCCACACGAGGTTATGCGACACACCATGCCCCCACCGTCGTTCGGAGTGGACAACATCGTTATTCTGAATGGTGACATTACGGTGAATAAGGCGCTTGGATACGGGACTTCAAGTGAGCGTGGATCTCCAGTGAGACTAAGAGATTTATCAGAAGAGGTCAGTGTATCCTACGCCATCGAAGCTAAGTTTATTGATAAGCAACACAGCAAGCAAAATTACCCAATAAAGACAAACGCTAATAACCCAGATCCGCACAGTGATTTAAACTATGTTGTATCAAAAAAGGCGCAATTCTTT ATACTTTTCAATACCGCTGATATATCTATGAAGCCACCGTCTTTGAGTAAAATTGATCTCAATATTGTTGCATGGACATATCAGACGGAGTATCCGCTACCGTTAGCATTAGAACATGATTTCTTTTACACAGCGCCTGGTCAGCCTGCCACTCTGCAAGGTGATACCAGTTCGATCCATGCTAATCTCCTGAGATTGAAACAATCTGTGAACGATCATATCGCGTACTTGAGGGAATGTGGTAGGCTAGTAAGCGAGAGGACATATTCATATTTGAAAGGATTGAGCAAATTAGGAGTAAAGAAAGATACTATCAAGCACTTTTTTCAGTCCATCACAACTGCAGCTAACACCGAACTAATGGATCCCGAATGGAATCTTCTTAACTCACTGCCTGAGATCACTGAATGGATTACAGAACTTGACATTCCGCTTAAGACTGAGAACAAGGGCAACTACACATTAATCCCTAGCTTTCAAAACTGTTTGGTTGGACGACTCTACGCACTTCAGATTCTCGTAAAATTTAAGGGAGCAGACGATGGTAATAATGCAATGATCGACGTTCCCATAATAGTCGGCTGA
- a CDS encoding cleavage polyadenylation factor subunit MPE1 — MQNQLGQGQDFSLRLFHSEQPEVEYENDQDVVPRSTFVLAKRSPLSISNGRYQSAARYVTGRPRLVKPRAPATIAPMNKERAELILDDNMSEEDKIKLMLERQNDAWAKTQEELSTHRVVHNKPGMEDLPPPGYVCYRCGGKDHWIKNCPTNTDPNYEGKKIKRTTGIPKSYMKTISRETVEYRLANPESNEGGIHTNEDGDLVDEDGNTYQITEEGDYVMTFADSKTWSSFQEKQQSAAEIAKNQFELKLAQEAQESNRQEFLNPLSSEPKVLQPPIVMTPCCRNRESLKSLKNFNYCQKELEEILIDNDFHCPNCDTEDIYLDKLIRNESLETALKQFIETSNTEDSSGMKRKFCEAFDEPSADSNKRRQST, encoded by the coding sequence ATGCAGAATCAACTTGGCCAGGGTCAAGACTTCTCTCTCAGATTATTTCACCTGGAGCAACCAGAAGTTGAGTATGAAAACGATCAAGATGTTGTTCCTAGATCCACGTTCGTACTAGCTAAGCGGTCCCCACTATCTATACTGAATGGAAGATATCAAAGTGCAGCAAGATATGTTACAGGCAGACCTAGACTTGTGAAACCAAGAGCGCCTGCCACGATAGCTCCCATGAATAAGGAAAGGGCGGAATTAATTTTGGATGACAATATGAGCGAAGAGGACAAAATTAAGTTGATGCTTGAGCGTCAAAACGATGCCTGGGCAAAAACACAAGAAGAGCTTTCAACTCATCGAGTAGTTCACAATAAACCTGGCATGGAGGACCTCCCTCCACCTGGTTATGTTTGCTATAGATGTGGCGGAAAGGATCACTGGATCAAGAACTGTCCAACCAATACGGATCCTAATTATGAAGgcaaaaaaataaagagaACCACGGGTATCCCGAAAAGCTACATGAAGACAATTTCCAGGGAAACTGTTGAGTATCGCCTAGCGAATCCAGAGAGCAATGAAGGTGGTATCCACACAAATGAGGATGGCGACTTGGTGGATGAAGATGGGAATACATATCAAATCACAGAAGAAGGCGATTACGTAATGACCTTTGCGGATTCCAAAACGTGGTCTCTGTTCCaagagaagcagcagagtGCCGCAGAGATAGCTAAAAATCAGTTCGAGCTAAAACTagcacaagaagctcaagaatCGAACCGACAAGAGTTCTTAAACCCCTTGAGCTCGGAGCCAAAGGTTCTACAGCCGCCCATAGTTATGACGCCTTGCTGCCGCAACCGAGAGTCTCTCAAGTCTCTTAAAAACTTTAATTACTGCCAGaaggagcttgaagagattttGATCGATAATGATTTCCATTGTCCCAATTGTGATACAGAGGATATCTATCTCGATAAATTAATTCGCAATGAAAGTTTGGAGACTGCGCTCAAACAATTCATAGAGACATCCAATACCGAGGATTCCTCAGGGATGAAACGTAAATTTTGTGAGGCATTTGACGAACCTTCTGCTGACTCCAATAAAAGGCGGCAAAGTACTTAG
- the TOA2 gene encoding transcription initiation factor IIA subunit gamma, which produces MSAPAYYELYRRSTIGTALLDALDILVIDGKIEPQLANSILNNFDRIISENLKAERGYCKSKLTFKGDLHTYRFCDDVWTFIIKNVQIKMTDVSNNDGNDSDLSIEKFKIVACNSRKAGEP; this is translated from the coding sequence ATGAGTGCTCCAGCGTATTATGAACTTTACAGAAGAAGCACTATCGGAActgctcttcttgatgctTTAGACATATTGGTGATTGACGGAAAAATTGAACCGCAATTAGCGAACAGCATTTTGAATAATTTCGACAGAATCATATCcgagaatttgaaggcAGAACGGGGATACTGTAAATCCAAATTAACTTTCAAGGGCGATTTGCACACTTACAGATTTTGTGATGACGTATGGACGTTtatcatcaagaatgtgCAAATTAAAATGACAGATGTTTCAAATAATGATGGTAATGATAGCGACCTTTCCattgagaagttcaaaATTGTTGCTTGCAATTCAAGAAAAGCTGGTGAGCCTTGA